The Pogona vitticeps strain Pit_001003342236 chromosome 3, PviZW2.1, whole genome shotgun sequence genome includes a window with the following:
- the EEF1AKMT1 gene encoding EEF1A lysine methyltransferase 1 isoform X1, producing the protein MSDSDDDVPQLSSEALAALQEFYIEQQQKEEIKIKEESNNYCLGSIEENWQLSQFWYDDETAHWLANEAIRAAGRGGRIACISAPSVYQKLKEQNSKDFSTCLLEYDRRFSVYGAEYVFYDYNNPLDLPANLVAHSFDIVLADPPYLSEECLSKTAETIKYLTKGKILLCTGSIMEEYAAKYLGVKMCTFIPKHTRNLANEFRCYVNYDSGLDSDSVS; encoded by the exons ATGAGTGACAGTGATGATGATGTCCCCCAACTTTCATCTGAAGCTTTAGCTGCTCTCCAGGAGTTCTATATtgaacaacagcaaaaagaagaaattaaaataaaagaagaatccAATAACTATTGTCTTGGCTCAATAGAGGAGAACTGG CAACTGAGCCAGTTTTGGTATGATGATGAAACTGCACATTGGTTAGCTAATGAAGCCATAAGAGCagctggaagaggtggcag GATAGCTTGTATTAGTGCACCCAGTGTTTATCAAAAATTGAAAGAACAGAATAGTAAAGATTTTTCAACATGTCTCTTGGAATATGACAGAAGATTTTCTGTGTATGGTGCTGAATACGTTTTCTATGATTACAACAATCCTTTGGATCTTCCGGCCAATCTTGTGGCACACAGCTTTGACATCGTCCTAGCAGATCCACCTTATCTTTCTGAAGAATGTCTTAGTAAAACAGCAGAAActataaaatatttaacaaaaggaaaaatcctactTTGTACAG gatcaaTTATGGAAGAATATGCTGCGAAGTATCTTGGAGtgaaaatgtgtacatttatTCCGAAACATACTCGAAACTTAGCTAATGAATTTCGATGTTATGTGAATTATGATTCTGGACTAGATTCTGATTCTGTCtcttaa
- the EEF1AKMT1 gene encoding EEF1A lysine methyltransferase 1 isoform X2 has translation MRPSGRRLDKPALEYSKESCAGTVKPICVDSQDHSKNYGYRIACISAPSVYQKLKEQNSKDFSTCLLEYDRRFSVYGAEYVFYDYNNPLDLPANLVAHSFDIVLADPPYLSEECLSKTAETIKYLTKGKILLCTGSIMEEYAAKYLGVKMCTFIPKHTRNLANEFRCYVNYDSGLDSDSVS, from the exons atgcggccctctggccgcaggttggacaagcctgctctagaatattccaaggagtcctgcgcaggcacagtaaaacccatttgtgtggattcacaggaccactcaaagaactatggttacag GATAGCTTGTATTAGTGCACCCAGTGTTTATCAAAAATTGAAAGAACAGAATAGTAAAGATTTTTCAACATGTCTCTTGGAATATGACAGAAGATTTTCTGTGTATGGTGCTGAATACGTTTTCTATGATTACAACAATCCTTTGGATCTTCCGGCCAATCTTGTGGCACACAGCTTTGACATCGTCCTAGCAGATCCACCTTATCTTTCTGAAGAATGTCTTAGTAAAACAGCAGAAActataaaatatttaacaaaaggaaaaatcctactTTGTACAG gatcaaTTATGGAAGAATATGCTGCGAAGTATCTTGGAGtgaaaatgtgtacatttatTCCGAAACATACTCGAAACTTAGCTAATGAATTTCGATGTTATGTGAATTATGATTCTGGACTAGATTCTGATTCTGTCtcttaa